ACGCGTACCATCACGCCTGCTGCTGGTCGGCGACGGGCCGGAGCGCTCGCACGTGCAGCACCTGGCGGAGGAGCTGGGCGTCGCGGACCGTGTCACGTTCCTGGGCAAGCAGGCGTCGGTGGCGGAGCTGCTTTCCTGCTCCGACCTGTTCCTGCTGCCGAGTGAGCAGGAGGCTTTCGGGCTCGTTGCACTCGAGGCCATGGCGTGCGGTGTGCCCGTGATCGCGACGTGCGTGGGCGGGATCCCCGAGGTCGTGTCCGACGGAATCAGCGGGTTCCTGGCACCCGTGGGCGCGGTGGAAGCGATGGCGGAACGCGCGGTCACGGTGCTGCAGGACGATGCGGCCTGGCAGGCCATGAGCGCTGCGGCACGCAGGGATGCCGAGCGGTTCAGCGCGGATTCGATCGTGCCGATGTACGAGTCGTACTACGAGGAGGTACTCGCGCGGTGAGAAGCGAAGCAGAGGCCGGCGCAGTGCCGCACGTGCACGTCGATGACGACGCGCTGCACCTCATCGACCTCGCCCTGAACGAGGACCGGGGCACCGGCGACGTGACGACGAAGTGGACCGTGACCGCGCGCGCGCGCGCCGAGGCCCGCATCGTGGCGAAGGCGCGCGGCGTGATCGCCGGGCTGGAGGTCGCCCGCGCCGTGTTCGTCCGCATCGATCCGCGCGCGGAGCTCGCGCCGGCCGTGCGCGACGGCGACCGCGTCGCGCTCGGCGACGTCGTCTGCACGATCGAGGGGCCGGCCCGGGCGGTCCTGACCGGCGAGCGCGTCGCGCTCAACTTCCTGCAGCGCCTCTCGGGGATCGCGACCATGACGCGCGCGTACGTGGACGAGGTGCAGGGCACGGGTGCGCGTATCCTGGACACGCGCAAGACCACGCCCGGCTGGCGCACGCTCGAAAAGGCCGCCGTGCGCGCGGGTGGTGGAGCCAACCACCGCGCCGGCCTCTACGACATGGTGCTCCTCAAGGAGAATCACATCGCCATGGCCGGCGGCATCGCCGCCGCCCTCGACATGGTCGCGGATCAGAACCGCAAGGGTGTCCCCGTCGAGATCGAAGTGCGCAACCTCGAC
Above is a window of Longimicrobiales bacterium DNA encoding:
- the nadC gene encoding carboxylating nicotinate-nucleotide diphosphorylase, which codes for MRSEAEAGAVPHVHVDDDALHLIDLALNEDRGTGDVTTKWTVTARARAEARIVAKARGVIAGLEVARAVFVRIDPRAELAPAVRDGDRVALGDVVCTIEGPARAVLTGERVALNFLQRLSGIATMTRAYVDEVQGTGARILDTRKTTPGWRTLEKAAVRAGGGANHRAGLYDMVLLKENHIAMAGGIAAALDMVADQNRKGVPVEIEVRNLDELEQAFHAGAERVLLDNMTLDEMRAAVQRARRAKRPPRLEASGNMTLDRVRSVAETGVDDISVGALTHSAVALDLSMQVHAL